One region of Marivirga arenosa genomic DNA includes:
- a CDS encoding glycoside hydrolase family 113, which translates to MIILLLSAHSFFNKISEPAKHNRINGFNLVAPSKPFPIDSLTSIKNIGADWVAIVPYAFCNAETAEIIFDHPRQWWGEKPEGVIETIKMAKSQGLKIMLKPHLWVGGQGWAGDLNFETDSLWLKFHDDYKRYLFTYAQIADSLDVEILCIGTEIRNSSLNHNNFWTSLIDSLKLQYQGKLTYAANWDEYDKIQFWNQLDYIGIDAYFPLSDEKSPSKIELLNAWKTPKKEMKKIHLKYDKPILFTEFGYESVEYNTMGHWKLSKDTLQVNYPNQSLAFEALFESLKEEKWWSGGFIWKWHLNRNGKHRRTIKAYTPQDKPALELIKEEYKHYF; encoded by the coding sequence ATGATAATCCTTTTATTATCAGCCCACTCATTTTTTAATAAAATTTCAGAACCCGCTAAGCATAATAGAATTAACGGCTTCAATCTAGTAGCACCTTCCAAACCCTTCCCTATTGATTCACTAACGAGCATTAAAAACATAGGCGCAGATTGGGTGGCAATAGTGCCTTACGCATTCTGCAATGCCGAAACTGCTGAAATTATTTTTGATCATCCTCGGCAGTGGTGGGGAGAAAAACCAGAAGGTGTGATTGAAACCATAAAAATGGCAAAATCACAAGGTTTAAAAATTATGCTCAAACCTCACCTCTGGGTAGGAGGTCAAGGATGGGCAGGTGACCTAAACTTTGAAACGGATAGTTTATGGCTCAAATTTCATGATGATTATAAGCGATACTTATTCACTTATGCTCAAATTGCTGACTCGCTTGATGTAGAAATATTGTGCATAGGAACAGAGATTAGAAACTCTAGCTTAAATCACAATAACTTTTGGACAAGCTTAATCGATAGTCTTAAATTACAATACCAGGGTAAATTAACCTACGCGGCTAATTGGGATGAATATGATAAAATTCAGTTTTGGAACCAGCTAGATTATATTGGAATAGATGCTTACTTCCCTCTTAGCGATGAAAAATCTCCCTCTAAAATTGAATTACTAAATGCCTGGAAAACTCCTAAAAAAGAGATGAAGAAAATTCATCTAAAGTATGATAAACCTATACTTTTTACTGAATTTGGATATGAAAGTGTAGAGTACAATACCATGGGACACTGGAAGCTATCTAAAGATACGCTTCAAGTGAATTATCCAAATCAAAGCTTAGCCTTTGAAGCACTTTTCGAATCTCTAAAAGAAGAAAAATGGTGGTCAGGTGGCTTTATTTGGAAGTGGCATTTAAATCGAAATGGGAAACATAGAAGGACTATAAAAGCCTATACCCCTCAAGATAAGCCTGCACTAGAACTTATTAAAGAAGAATATAAACATTATTTTTAA
- the ruvC gene encoding crossover junction endodeoxyribonuclease RuvC, protein MKKDKIILGLDPGTSVMGYGVIQITGNKMAMLQYGVIHLSKYANHEIKLRKIFDRVTSLIEDYAPDEVALEAPFYGKNIQSMLKLGRAQGVAMAAALRLDLPISEYAPKKVKQSVTGNGNASKEQVAEMLKTLLGIKEIPKLLDATDALGVAVCHHFQEGRTTTGSKSWKAFINDNPNRVKK, encoded by the coding sequence ATGAAGAAAGATAAAATCATATTGGGACTCGATCCTGGTACTTCGGTTATGGGTTATGGGGTGATTCAAATCACCGGTAACAAAATGGCTATGCTGCAATATGGAGTGATCCATTTATCTAAATATGCCAATCATGAGATTAAACTTCGAAAGATTTTTGACCGGGTAACTAGTTTAATTGAGGACTATGCGCCAGATGAGGTTGCTCTTGAAGCTCCTTTCTATGGGAAAAATATTCAGTCCATGTTGAAGTTAGGAAGAGCACAAGGGGTGGCAATGGCCGCTGCCTTACGCTTAGATTTGCCTATTTCAGAATATGCTCCCAAAAAAGTAAAACAATCGGTTACCGGAAATGGAAATGCTTCTAAAGAGCAAGTAGCTGAAATGCTCAAAACTTTATTAGGTATTAAAGAAATTCCTAAGCTACTAGATGCAACGGATGCTCTTGGTGTTGCAGTTTGCCACCATTTCCAAGAAGGGAGAACTACTACAGGTTCCAAAAGCTGGAAGGCCTTTATCAATGATAATCCTAACAGAGTAAAAAAGTAA
- the mnmE gene encoding tRNA uridine-5-carboxymethylaminomethyl(34) synthesis GTPase MnmE — MLDQYKDTIIALSTAPGVGAIAVIRLSGDDAIKIVNNVFKGKNLLSEKSHTAHFGTIRNDDNEIIDEVVATLFVAPNSFTKENVVEISCHGSPYIVQRLIKLFLTKGVRLAKAGEFTQRAFLNGQFDLAQAEAVADLINADTEASHKAAMNQMRGGFSEQIKNLRAELIHFASMIELELDFGEEDVEFADRDDLKKLVNQLLSVITALVSSFDLGNVIKNGVPTVIAGKPNAGKSTLLNALLNEEKAIVSDIAGTTRDFIEDEINLEGVVFRFIDTAGLRDTEDKVEAIGVSRTKEKMKQASLIIYMFDLKNDTLTEVNRDINMLENLGIPFIKVGNKVDEAQKYLYAEMQKDEKTLFISAINKDGLEALKTKLVETVNLDNFKTGDTVVTNIRHYDNLVQTQNSLNAVLRGLDDNITGDFLALDIRHALRFLGEITGEITTDDLLANIFSKFCIGK; from the coding sequence ATGTTAGATCAATATAAGGATACAATCATTGCATTATCTACTGCCCCTGGAGTTGGAGCTATAGCAGTAATTCGTTTATCTGGGGACGATGCCATTAAAATCGTGAATAATGTTTTTAAGGGTAAGAATCTCCTAAGCGAGAAAAGTCATACAGCCCATTTCGGGACTATACGTAATGATGATAATGAAATTATTGATGAAGTGGTAGCAACCCTATTCGTGGCACCTAATTCATTCACTAAAGAAAATGTAGTGGAAATCTCTTGTCATGGCTCTCCTTATATTGTTCAGCGATTAATCAAATTATTTTTGACCAAAGGTGTGCGTTTAGCGAAGGCAGGGGAATTTACACAGCGTGCCTTTTTAAATGGCCAATTTGATTTAGCGCAAGCGGAGGCAGTTGCTGATTTAATTAATGCCGATACGGAGGCTTCCCACAAAGCAGCCATGAATCAAATGCGTGGTGGATTTTCGGAGCAAATCAAAAACCTCAGAGCCGAGCTGATTCATTTTGCTAGTATGATCGAATTAGAACTTGATTTCGGAGAAGAAGATGTGGAGTTCGCTGATAGGGATGATCTCAAAAAATTAGTCAATCAATTATTAAGTGTGATTACAGCCTTAGTCAGCAGTTTTGATTTAGGTAATGTAATCAAAAATGGAGTGCCTACAGTAATTGCCGGTAAACCCAATGCTGGTAAGTCTACTTTACTGAATGCCTTATTAAATGAGGAAAAAGCAATAGTTTCAGACATAGCTGGAACTACTCGTGATTTCATTGAAGATGAAATTAATCTGGAAGGCGTAGTTTTTAGATTTATTGATACTGCTGGTCTAAGAGATACCGAGGATAAAGTAGAAGCGATTGGTGTTTCTCGAACTAAAGAAAAGATGAAGCAGGCTTCGCTCATCATTTATATGTTTGATCTTAAAAATGATACGCTAACCGAAGTAAATCGAGATATTAACATGCTCGAAAATTTGGGTATCCCATTTATTAAAGTAGGCAATAAGGTGGATGAAGCACAGAAATATTTGTATGCCGAAATGCAAAAGGATGAAAAGACTTTATTTATTTCCGCAATCAACAAAGATGGACTAGAAGCTTTGAAAACTAAACTAGTAGAGACTGTTAATCTCGATAATTTCAAGACAGGAGATACTGTAGTAACCAATATTCGTCATTATGATAATTTAGTACAAACCCAAAACAGCTTAAATGCAGTCTTAAGAGGTCTAGATGATAATATTACGGGTGACTTCCTAGCCTTAGACATCCGTCATGCGCTTAGGTTTTTAGGTGAGATAACTGGAGAAATTACCACGGATGATTTGCTGGCGAATATTTTCAGTAAGTTTTGTATCGGGAAGTAG
- a CDS encoding MORN repeat-containing protein, producing MQYKKVNISLTLAAIIAAGIAVFFYMNNISLEMKLAESNERINKTDSLSIYFTIGEIDSLLFNERYEEALQAYKAFTLTPDKQDLSPFISARIKLAKHILSWRKELKAKDSFNIGNNDTIITERLADPEEIRQYDSLQFALTKIKLQNENLKKQLKQKESGEYLVFELNKGNKVYYVGAVKNDQANGKGVAIFDSGSRYEGEWENNQRHGEGSFYWPDGEYYIGEFKNDKRSGKGTYYWPNGEKFTGEWAENKRNGKGIFYSKEGEIVAQGIWKDDDLIDVQKK from the coding sequence ATGCAATACAAAAAAGTAAATATCTCTTTAACACTTGCCGCTATTATAGCTGCTGGTATTGCGGTATTCTTTTATATGAATAATATAAGTCTTGAGATGAAATTGGCAGAAAGTAATGAAAGAATTAATAAGACTGATTCACTTTCTATTTATTTTACCATTGGTGAAATTGATTCATTGCTTTTTAATGAGAGATATGAGGAAGCTTTGCAGGCCTATAAGGCTTTTACATTGACTCCCGACAAGCAAGATTTAAGCCCATTTATCAGCGCAAGAATAAAATTAGCGAAACACATCTTAAGCTGGAGAAAAGAGTTGAAAGCAAAAGATTCATTCAATATAGGAAATAATGATACCATCATAACTGAAAGACTTGCTGACCCTGAAGAAATAAGACAGTATGATTCTTTGCAATTTGCACTCACAAAAATTAAGCTTCAAAATGAAAACCTGAAAAAACAATTGAAGCAAAAAGAAAGTGGAGAGTACTTAGTATTTGAATTAAATAAAGGAAATAAAGTTTATTATGTAGGAGCCGTGAAGAATGATCAAGCAAACGGCAAGGGAGTTGCTATTTTTGATTCCGGAAGTCGATATGAAGGCGAATGGGAAAATAATCAACGACATGGTGAAGGTTCGTTCTATTGGCCCGATGGGGAATATTATATAGGTGAATTTAAAAATGATAAGAGGTCAGGCAAAGGAACTTATTATTGGCCAAATGGTGAAAAATTCACGGGCGAATGGGCAGAAAATAAGCGAAATGGTAAAGGAATTTTTTATAGCAAAGAAGGTGAAATTGTAGCCCAAGGCATTTGGAAAGATGATGATTTAATAGACGTTCAGAAGAAGTAA
- a CDS encoding AI-2E family transporter: MKVSFQKSFFTLAFIAILIWFLVVAKSILIPLGIALLLAFILYPLHKKFTHWGLGNILAAFLSILLLILIIGGGITFFSTEIISLSDEISNFGQKLSKLYTDLIVYINENTSFFKDLNKDQLLNDLKSWLKSSAGSLLGGTFNGTANFLTGLITTIIYMFLFLIYNKGFIRAFMKFSPEGKKADFFKMLKGIQQVGQKYLSGMLVLILILGFANSIGLWIIGIDSPFLFGFLAASLSIIPYIGTTLGATIPVLYAFMSHDQLWVPLAVAILFWFIQLIESNFLSPKVVGNSVNVNAFAAILSLIVGASIWGVAGMVLFLPFAAMLKVICEEYDSLKPIALLIGNSNFQDGEADGKGLFKKLKDLVSKKASSN; encoded by the coding sequence ATGAAAGTTTCATTTCAGAAATCATTTTTCACTCTTGCATTTATTGCCATACTAATTTGGTTTTTAGTAGTAGCAAAATCTATTTTAATCCCTTTAGGGATCGCATTGCTATTAGCCTTCATTCTTTACCCGCTACATAAAAAATTTACCCACTGGGGACTAGGAAATATTTTGGCTGCTTTTCTATCTATTTTGTTGTTAATCCTCATTATAGGCGGAGGCATTACTTTTTTCTCAACAGAAATCATTTCACTTTCTGATGAAATCAGCAATTTTGGTCAAAAGCTATCAAAGCTTTACACTGACCTCATTGTATATATAAATGAAAATACAAGTTTTTTTAAAGATCTTAATAAAGATCAATTGCTGAATGATTTAAAATCGTGGCTTAAAAGTTCTGCAGGTAGTTTATTAGGTGGTACGTTTAATGGCACTGCTAATTTTCTAACTGGTTTAATTACTACCATTATTTACATGTTTTTATTTCTGATCTATAATAAAGGGTTTATCAGAGCATTTATGAAGTTTTCACCTGAGGGAAAAAAGGCGGATTTCTTCAAAATGTTGAAAGGGATTCAACAAGTAGGGCAAAAGTATCTATCGGGTATGTTGGTATTGATTTTAATTTTAGGCTTTGCCAATAGTATTGGCTTATGGATTATTGGAATCGACAGCCCTTTTCTGTTTGGTTTCTTAGCTGCTTCACTATCGATCATCCCATATATCGGAACAACATTAGGAGCTACTATTCCAGTTCTCTATGCTTTTATGTCACACGACCAATTATGGGTGCCTTTAGCAGTAGCTATTCTATTTTGGTTTATTCAATTGATAGAAAGCAATTTTTTAAGTCCTAAAGTAGTTGGAAACAGCGTCAATGTTAATGCTTTTGCAGCTATATTAAGTTTAATAGTAGGTGCTTCTATTTGGGGAGTTGCTGGAATGGTTTTATTTCTTCCCTTTGCTGCAATGCTAAAAGTGATTTGCGAAGAATATGATTCATTAAAGCCAATAGCCTTATTAATTGGCAATTCTAATTTTCAGGATGGTGAAGCTGATGGAAAGGGACTCTTTAAAAAGTTAAAGGATTTAGTTAGTAAAAAGGCTTCTTCTAACTAA
- a CDS encoding aldo/keto reductase: MRQTSLLKDNIEFSPYLVGVMRLGKWGVNFSTKEWISFIEESLSLGLVDYDHADIYGDYTTEKDFGKALKEKPHLRDKMQITSKCGIKMIAENRPQHKIKSYDSSEKHIITSVENSLRNLHTDYLDVLLLHRPDFLMNPNEIAETFEKLQDDGKVKHFGVSNFTSSQFEMIHDVFPLVTHQIEASLSHLKPFEDGTLDQLLMKNIVPTAWSPLGGGVDSQRLNQELQNTLNSLSEKYELNLAQLMLLFLKKHPSGIIPVLGTSKPERLKEAMDLNALELEKEDWYALYSASKGEEVP; the protein is encoded by the coding sequence ATGAGACAAACAAGCTTGCTTAAAGACAATATCGAATTCTCTCCCTATTTAGTTGGGGTTATGCGCTTAGGGAAATGGGGAGTAAATTTTTCAACAAAGGAATGGATTTCTTTCATTGAAGAATCCTTATCGCTGGGTTTGGTAGATTATGATCACGCTGATATTTATGGAGACTATACCACAGAGAAAGATTTTGGGAAAGCTTTAAAAGAAAAGCCACATCTGCGCGATAAAATGCAAATCACTTCCAAATGTGGTATTAAAATGATAGCAGAAAATCGACCTCAGCATAAGATTAAGTCTTATGATAGCAGTGAAAAGCATATCATTACATCCGTTGAAAACTCATTAAGGAATCTTCATACTGATTATTTAGATGTTTTACTTCTCCATAGACCTGACTTCTTGATGAATCCCAACGAAATTGCAGAAACATTTGAAAAGCTCCAAGATGATGGTAAAGTGAAGCACTTTGGTGTTTCGAATTTTACCTCTTCCCAATTTGAGATGATTCATGATGTTTTTCCTCTTGTCACTCATCAGATAGAAGCTTCTCTATCTCATCTCAAGCCTTTTGAAGATGGTACACTAGATCAACTATTAATGAAAAACATAGTACCTACAGCATGGTCTCCTTTGGGTGGTGGAGTAGACAGCCAAAGGTTAAATCAAGAGCTACAGAACACGCTCAATAGTCTTTCTGAAAAATATGAACTCAATTTAGCTCAATTGATGTTACTTTTTCTAAAGAAACATCCTTCAGGTATAATTCCTGTTTTGGGAACTTCAAAACCAGAAAGATTAAAAGAAGCCATGGATCTTAATGCCTTAGAGTTAGAAAAAGAAGATTGGTATGCTTTATACAGCGCTTCAAAAGGAGAAGAGGTGCCATGA
- a CDS encoding DUF2490 domain-containing protein, giving the protein MSRNFQIAILSLFFLLCHIEKSFSQDEEKPTKASYKDPTTLLWLNTYGNVRISNRLFWIAQTHLRFQESENIPFAGQIAQVYNRHAISYLFSKQLNVSLGGVLRINFNPNDNLDDLNEKRSVAEWRIWHQYQFAMPFDRFMVYHRLRLEHRWTRTYENNSDYFFRNRYRYMLKFKIPLNKPKLGPRTFYVSPEAELIMQSGERVVNSPMEDLRLHSSVGYIINSRVTVAAGLMYSQGQDLNDGSIYGQKWTSRFHIYFSPDIRRVKNKIPEIHTTD; this is encoded by the coding sequence ATGAGCAGAAATTTTCAAATAGCGATTTTAAGCCTTTTCTTTCTCCTCTGCCATATAGAAAAAAGTTTTTCACAGGATGAAGAAAAACCTACTAAGGCGAGCTATAAAGATCCCACAACCTTATTATGGTTAAATACTTATGGCAATGTTAGGATTTCAAACCGTCTATTCTGGATAGCCCAAACACATTTACGGTTTCAAGAAAGTGAAAACATCCCTTTTGCCGGACAAATTGCTCAAGTTTATAACCGACATGCTATCAGTTACTTATTTTCAAAACAATTAAATGTTAGTTTAGGAGGCGTATTGCGAATTAATTTTAATCCTAATGATAATCTTGATGATTTAAATGAAAAAAGATCTGTGGCTGAATGGCGAATCTGGCATCAATATCAGTTTGCCATGCCTTTTGATCGCTTTATGGTATATCACCGTTTAAGGTTAGAGCATAGGTGGACTCGGACTTATGAAAATAACAGTGATTACTTTTTTAGAAATAGGTACAGATATATGCTTAAATTTAAAATTCCACTAAATAAACCCAAATTAGGGCCAAGAACTTTTTATGTATCACCAGAAGCTGAATTGATTATGCAAAGTGGTGAAAGAGTGGTCAATAGCCCTATGGAAGATTTAAGGCTTCACTCATCTGTAGGCTATATCATAAATTCCAGAGTAACCGTTGCAGCTGGCTTAATGTATTCTCAAGGCCAAGATTTAAATGATGGTTCCATTTATGGTCAAAAATGGACTAGTCGTTTTCATATCTATTTCTCGCCTGACATTAGAAGGGTGAAAAATAAAATTCCTGAAATCCATACCACCGATTAA
- a CDS encoding HipA domain-containing protein: MNCPGCLKEKESGFCKKCLKSLFDGQKVEQVLPFNSPYEGNSDFYLEHTKKISISGVQVKYSLRLKNNELQLTHIGGQYILKPIPAGTFKFLDQAPANEHLTMQIAKQFKLEVPANALMDFKDGSTAYIVRRFDQIDSKKILQEDFAQIAQMTSETHGKNYKYDLSYEEIANLIKKYIPTYKIELEKFFRMILFNYIFSNGDAHLKNFSAMQTAQGDYVLTPVYDLLCTRIHSPTESDMALDLLTEGYSQAYEACGFYTYQDFFEFGQRIGIKNSRVKKILAEFNTSNKSVYQLIERSYLNEECKKLYAEYYEDRLKRMNMNVVSSN; this comes from the coding sequence ATGAATTGTCCGGGCTGTTTGAAAGAAAAGGAAAGTGGATTTTGTAAAAAGTGTTTGAAGTCGCTTTTTGACGGTCAAAAAGTAGAACAGGTATTGCCATTTAATTCTCCCTATGAAGGAAACTCAGATTTCTATTTAGAGCATACAAAGAAGATTTCTATTTCGGGTGTTCAAGTCAAATATTCATTACGATTAAAAAATAATGAATTACAATTGACCCATATTGGAGGGCAGTATATTCTCAAACCTATTCCTGCAGGCACCTTTAAATTTTTAGATCAAGCTCCTGCTAATGAACATCTAACTATGCAAATAGCTAAGCAGTTTAAACTGGAGGTTCCTGCTAATGCATTAATGGACTTTAAAGATGGCAGTACAGCTTATATAGTTCGGAGATTTGACCAAATAGACAGCAAGAAAATTCTACAAGAGGACTTTGCGCAAATTGCACAAATGACTTCTGAAACACATGGCAAGAATTATAAGTATGACTTATCCTATGAAGAAATCGCAAACCTCATTAAAAAATATATTCCTACTTATAAAATTGAATTAGAGAAATTTTTTAGGATGATTTTATTTAACTATATATTCTCTAATGGTGATGCACATTTAAAAAACTTTTCAGCCATGCAAACAGCGCAGGGTGATTATGTATTAACACCTGTATATGATTTGCTTTGTACACGCATTCATTCTCCCACTGAATCGGATATGGCGTTAGACTTATTGACTGAGGGGTATTCACAAGCATACGAGGCTTGCGGCTTCTATACCTACCAAGATTTTTTTGAATTTGGACAGAGAATTGGAATTAAGAACTCTAGAGTAAAAAAAATATTAGCGGAATTTAATACCTCAAATAAATCCGTTTACCAACTTATTGAGCGTTCTTATTTAAATGAAGAATGTAAAAAGCTTTATGCTGAATACTATGAGGATCGGTTGAAAAGAATGAATATGAATGTTGTATCTAGCAATTAG
- a CDS encoding DUF6933 domain-containing protein: MPIHLYQSKKVQSYLGDMIYDINEPLKEQIDPLLIWYVDVYFIKRKRYLIIANPLTKFTFFIFRYSKKSHPDFLVAFKENLAHSLQSIDIDPEKYLNKCDKIYPITETNRSASAHLSRIKEDYGGMISTCWHDVYPPDDELFYNQLICENITTYGRKEYDFPKRRFYQELILRRWD; this comes from the coding sequence ATGCCTATTCATTTATATCAATCAAAGAAAGTCCAAAGCTACCTTGGCGACATGATTTATGATATAAATGAGCCTTTAAAAGAGCAAATTGATCCACTTTTAATTTGGTATGTAGATGTATATTTTATCAAGCGTAAACGCTATTTGATAATTGCTAATCCTCTAACGAAATTTACATTTTTTATCTTCCGGTACTCAAAAAAATCTCATCCTGATTTTCTGGTAGCATTTAAAGAAAATTTAGCTCATAGTCTTCAATCGATTGATATTGATCCTGAAAAATACTTGAATAAATGTGATAAGATTTACCCAATTACTGAGACTAATAGGTCTGCTTCTGCTCATTTGAGCCGTATAAAAGAAGATTATGGGGGGATGATTTCAACTTGCTGGCATGATGTTTACCCTCCTGACGATGAGTTATTTTATAATCAACTTATCTGCGAAAACATTACCACTTACGGTAGAAAAGAATATGATTTTCCAAAAAGAAGATTTTATCAAGAGCTTATTTTAAGAAGATGGGATTAG
- a CDS encoding HipA N-terminal domain-containing protein yields MKAAVYNNKVLAAYLEKTQEGEYLFEYDQAYLKDPESTAISLTLPKSAKPYQSKVLFPFFFGLLSEGVNKLTQCKLLKIDEEDHFSLLLKTAARDTIGAITVKEISE; encoded by the coding sequence ATGAAGGCGGCCGTATATAACAATAAAGTTTTAGCAGCTTACCTAGAAAAGACTCAAGAGGGAGAATACTTATTTGAATATGATCAAGCATACCTTAAAGATCCGGAAAGCACTGCTATTAGTTTAACACTTCCCAAGTCAGCAAAACCATATCAGTCGAAAGTCTTATTTCCCTTCTTTTTTGGTCTATTGTCAGAAGGTGTTAATAAGTTAACCCAGTGTAAGCTATTAAAAATTGATGAGGAAGATCATTTTAGTTTGTTATTGAAAACGGCTGCAAGAGATACCATTGGAGCTATTACTGTAAAAGAAATATCAGAATGA
- a CDS encoding helix-turn-helix transcriptional regulator, with product MDKKALGNSIRERRKFLKITQEDLADIAEVSERTLRSIEKGEANPELDSLLKICEVLGMSIDINVIK from the coding sequence ATGGATAAAAAAGCATTAGGAAATAGCATAAGAGAGCGAAGGAAATTCCTTAAAATTACACAAGAAGATCTGGCAGATATTGCTGAGGTGTCAGAACGTACTTTGCGCTCTATTGAAAAAGGAGAAGCTAATCCAGAATTGGATAGTTTACTGAAAATCTGTGAAGTATTGGGTATGTCAATTGATATTAATGTAATCAAATGA
- a CDS encoding nucleotidyltransferase substrate binding protein — protein MENQDIRWIQRFSNFNKAFSQLEKAVKLSNERELSDLEEQGLIQSFEYTHELAWKTLKDFIQDKGNTKIYGSKDATREAFQLELIKDGEGWMEMIKSRNETSHTYNDDTAEAIASNIKVKYFRLFKDFKVKMEELESRNQTNI, from the coding sequence ATGGAAAACCAAGACATACGTTGGATTCAGCGCTTTTCAAATTTCAATAAAGCCTTTTCGCAGTTGGAAAAAGCGGTAAAACTTAGTAATGAACGTGAACTTTCAGATTTAGAGGAACAGGGTTTGATTCAATCCTTTGAATACACACACGAATTAGCCTGGAAAACACTAAAAGATTTTATTCAGGATAAGGGCAACACAAAAATTTATGGTTCAAAAGACGCCACACGAGAAGCTTTTCAGCTAGAATTAATTAAAGACGGGGAAGGATGGATGGAAATGATTAAAAGTAGGAATGAAACTTCACATACTTATAATGATGATACTGCGGAAGCTATAGCTTCAAATATTAAAGTAAAATATTTTCGTCTATTCAAAGATTTTAAAGTGAAAATGGAAGAATTGGAATCCAGAAATCAAACCAACATATAA
- a CDS encoding AI-2E family transporter, with product MKLNDQSTTNKLLLVLVIPVIFYSLQLLSFIFIPLMFAIFIALLFTPMMRWMKKRKVPQIIALGTVVLILTFTGFSTIKIVQMSGKQIQDGKSEIFRKLDHKVEQVVTPFAETLGLDQQNGGSTLKSLMKSDRIESLILDNFTITISFIQSTVVNILMTLFFLMLLLAGSLNFKDILQSTLFSGGTQSVKTFMKVERSVSDFLKVKIFVSLLTGIAFGIIAWSLGISFPLFWGLLAFVINFVQMVGSVISTVLVMLFAFIEIDNPGTLLLAAILFTGAQVLFGAVLEPIFMGKSFSINIIIVLIMLMFWGFIWGVPGLILSIPLTVLLKTILNEFPSGKKFAKLMS from the coding sequence ATGAAATTAAACGATCAATCTACCACCAATAAGTTACTATTAGTATTAGTTATCCCTGTAATATTTTACAGCCTTCAGTTGCTTTCTTTTATTTTCATTCCTTTAATGTTCGCCATTTTTATTGCACTATTGTTTACACCTATGATGCGGTGGATGAAGAAACGTAAAGTGCCTCAAATAATAGCGTTAGGAACGGTAGTTTTGATTTTAACATTCACTGGCTTTTCAACGATTAAGATCGTTCAAATGTCTGGTAAACAGATTCAAGATGGTAAATCTGAAATTTTCAGAAAACTGGATCATAAAGTTGAACAGGTGGTAACCCCTTTTGCAGAAACACTTGGCCTTGACCAGCAAAACGGAGGAAGCACTTTAAAAAGTCTAATGAAGAGTGACCGAATAGAGAGTTTAATTTTAGATAATTTCACCATTACCATTTCTTTCATCCAAAGCACTGTTGTCAATATTTTAATGACGCTTTTCTTTTTAATGCTTTTATTGGCGGGGTCCTTAAACTTTAAAGATATTCTTCAAAGTACATTATTCTCTGGTGGCACTCAATCGGTAAAAACATTTATGAAAGTAGAAAGAAGTGTTTCAGACTTTTTAAAAGTAAAAATCTTTGTGAGTTTATTAACTGGAATAGCTTTTGGAATAATTGCCTGGTCATTAGGAATAAGCTTCCCATTATTTTGGGGTTTATTAGCCTTTGTGATCAATTTTGTACAAATGGTTGGTTCAGTAATCTCAACTGTATTAGTGATGCTTTTTGCCTTTATAGAGATAGATAATCCTGGTACCCTATTATTGGCAGCCATACTATTTACAGGAGCTCAAGTTTTATTTGGAGCTGTTTTAGAGCCTATTTTCATGGGGAAATCATTCTCCATTAATATCATTATAGTATTAATCATGCTGATGTTCTGGGGCTTCATATGGGGCGTTCCTGGTTTAATTTTATCGATTCCATTGACTGTATTGCTTAAAACAATTTTAAATGAGTTTCCAAGTGGTAAAAAGTTTGCAAAACTGATGTCCTAA
- a CDS encoding nucleotidyltransferase domain-containing protein, with protein MAFGLGNSTIKKIEGCLNNNPKIEKAVLYGSRAKGNYRDGSDIDLVLIGEELQFEDLALLENEIDDMLLPYKFDISIYHQINNSDLIEHIKRVGKTFFKRPESKKSS; from the coding sequence ATGGCTTTCGGTTTGGGAAATAGCACTATTAAAAAAATTGAGGGTTGTCTCAACAATAATCCTAAAATTGAAAAAGCTGTCCTTTACGGGAGTAGAGCAAAAGGTAACTACCGGGATGGATCCGATATTGATTTAGTGTTAATTGGAGAGGAATTACAATTTGAAGATTTAGCGCTCTTGGAAAATGAGATTGATGATATGCTACTCCCTTATAAGTTTGATATTTCTATTTACCATCAAATTAATAACTCTGATTTAATAGAACATATAAAAAGAGTAGGAAAAACATTTTTTAAACGACCAGAATCAAAAAAATCATCCTAG